Proteins encoded within one genomic window of Amorphoplanes friuliensis DSM 7358:
- a CDS encoding glycosyl hydrolase, with product MKSPLPPSRSPGTHRRPRRGRLAGFAAAVVVALGSGALAVAVVGNAEAATIGAGSYTETLPAGAKLPSGCGNISTNPRQYLTPNAPAGPVPTNDWWSSLLFKKGDECNFSQPLFAGPAAYKPVAGGLGISYQTDAAISGSATGLGEYHYPYAQHVVAGVAGLNAGQALVDGWSDWTVTPSWSDGSRTLKATIGHGLPLSYYQVTGGDALLTITGPPTAWQNTGNRIGFSIGGHDYVAYGPAGSTWTLSGSTIRSNLAGKGYFSVAVLPTLASAATADKIALADQYGQYAHNHVTGTKMSYTYNQGAGTVNTTYAFTTTAREGSASGTVIALYPHQWRYLTGSTPLSRTYVSPRGAMKIVLGTNFTTSMKYTGVLPEIPAVGDSSGADLSTITTYLNNELNNPADFKGDDTYWTGKGLGRAARIAEIADQLNLTSVRDNALNVIRTRLTDWFTASAGKSSRVFYYDRNWGTLIGYPASYASDEDLNDHHFHYGYYVAAAATLAKFDPAWAAPGQYGGMVDLLIRDANNYDRNDTRFPYLRDFDIYAGHDWASGHGAFGAGNNQESSSEGQNFANALIQWGQATGNTTVRDAGIWLHTTQAAAINEYWFDVRNENFPANWGHNYSAIVWGSGGAYATWFSGEHAMIVGINMLPMTGGQLYLGDYPASVRSTYAELVRNNGGEPTVWRDMLWQYLALGDPDAALAKFRANSSYTSEEGESKAHTFHWIRNLAALGQVDTGVTANHPLAKVFSKNGAKTYVASNITNAALTVTYSDGKTLSVPAGKTVANGATNWSGGNATGGGTTTPPTTPPTTPPTTPPCNGALLSQGKTATSSSVEAGYPADLAVDGNATTRWSSAFADPQWLQVDLGSAQPLGRVELSWEAAFGKAYQIQTSTNGTTWANAVTVTAGTGGNTSHALSGTARYVRMNGTERGTPYGYSLFKFKVFGSTCGTTPPPPVTTPPTTTPPATTPPATTPPSATAWAINTAYTAGRVVTYNGVSYRCLQAHTSLTGWEPPNVPALWARN from the coding sequence ATGAAGTCCCCCCTCCCCCCGTCCCGTTCCCCGGGCACTCACCGGCGACCCCGGCGCGGCCGGCTCGCCGGCTTCGCGGCGGCGGTTGTCGTCGCCCTCGGCTCCGGCGCGCTCGCCGTGGCAGTGGTCGGCAACGCCGAGGCTGCGACCATCGGCGCCGGCAGCTACACCGAAACCCTCCCCGCCGGCGCCAAACTCCCCTCCGGCTGCGGCAACATCTCGACGAACCCGCGCCAGTACCTGACTCCGAACGCCCCCGCCGGACCGGTGCCGACCAACGACTGGTGGTCGTCGCTGCTGTTCAAGAAGGGCGACGAGTGCAACTTCTCCCAGCCGCTGTTCGCCGGGCCGGCCGCGTACAAGCCGGTGGCGGGCGGGCTCGGGATCTCCTACCAGACCGACGCGGCCATCAGCGGCAGTGCGACCGGCCTCGGTGAATACCACTACCCGTACGCCCAGCACGTCGTCGCGGGTGTCGCCGGCCTCAACGCCGGACAGGCACTGGTCGACGGCTGGAGCGACTGGACGGTCACTCCCTCGTGGAGCGACGGCAGCCGCACCCTGAAGGCCACGATCGGTCACGGGCTGCCGCTCTCGTACTACCAGGTGACCGGTGGCGACGCGCTGCTGACCATCACCGGCCCGCCGACGGCCTGGCAGAACACCGGCAACCGCATCGGCTTCTCGATCGGCGGTCACGACTACGTCGCGTACGGGCCGGCCGGCTCGACGTGGACGCTGAGCGGCAGCACGATCCGCTCGAACCTCGCCGGCAAGGGCTACTTCTCGGTTGCCGTGCTCCCGACGCTGGCCAGTGCGGCCACGGCCGACAAGATCGCGCTCGCCGACCAGTACGGCCAGTACGCCCACAACCACGTGACCGGCACCAAGATGTCGTACACGTACAACCAGGGCGCGGGCACGGTCAACACGACGTACGCGTTCACCACGACCGCCCGCGAGGGCAGCGCTTCGGGCACGGTCATCGCGCTCTACCCGCACCAGTGGCGTTATCTGACGGGCTCGACCCCGCTGTCGCGCACGTACGTCTCGCCGCGCGGTGCCATGAAGATCGTGCTGGGCACCAACTTCACGACCTCCATGAAGTACACGGGTGTGCTGCCCGAGATCCCCGCCGTCGGTGACTCCAGCGGCGCCGACCTCAGCACCATCACCACGTACCTGAACAACGAGCTCAACAACCCGGCCGACTTCAAGGGCGACGACACGTACTGGACGGGCAAGGGCCTGGGCCGCGCCGCCCGCATCGCGGAGATCGCCGACCAGCTCAACCTGACCTCGGTACGCGACAACGCGCTCAACGTCATCCGTACGCGCCTCACGGACTGGTTCACCGCGTCCGCCGGCAAGTCGTCGCGGGTCTTCTACTACGACCGCAACTGGGGCACGCTCATCGGCTACCCCGCGTCGTACGCGTCCGACGAGGACCTGAACGACCACCACTTCCACTACGGCTACTACGTGGCCGCCGCCGCGACCCTGGCCAAGTTCGACCCGGCGTGGGCCGCACCCGGCCAGTACGGCGGCATGGTCGACCTGCTCATCCGTGACGCCAACAACTACGACCGCAACGACACCCGGTTCCCGTACCTGCGTGACTTCGACATCTACGCGGGTCACGACTGGGCGTCCGGCCACGGCGCGTTCGGCGCGGGCAACAACCAGGAGTCCTCGTCCGAGGGCCAGAACTTCGCCAACGCCCTGATCCAGTGGGGTCAGGCGACCGGCAACACCACCGTCCGCGACGCCGGCATCTGGCTGCACACGACGCAGGCCGCGGCGATCAACGAGTACTGGTTCGACGTCCGCAACGAGAACTTCCCGGCGAACTGGGGCCACAACTACTCGGCCATCGTCTGGGGCTCGGGCGGCGCGTACGCGACGTGGTTCTCCGGCGAGCACGCCATGATCGTCGGCATCAACATGCTCCCGATGACCGGCGGCCAGCTCTACCTGGGCGACTACCCCGCCTCGGTACGCAGCACCTACGCCGAACTGGTCAGGAACAACGGCGGTGAACCGACCGTCTGGCGCGACATGCTCTGGCAGTACCTCGCGCTCGGCGATCCGGACGCGGCCCTCGCGAAGTTCCGGGCCAACAGCTCGTACACGTCCGAGGAGGGCGAGAGCAAGGCGCACACGTTCCACTGGATCCGTAACCTCGCGGCCCTCGGCCAGGTCGACACCGGCGTGACCGCGAACCACCCGCTGGCCAAGGTGTTCTCGAAGAACGGCGCGAAGACCTACGTCGCGTCCAACATCACGAACGCCGCACTGACGGTGACGTACTCCGACGGCAAGACACTGAGCGTGCCGGCCGGCAAGACCGTCGCCAACGGCGCCACGAACTGGAGCGGCGGCAACGCGACCGGCGGTGGCACCACCACCCCGCCGACCACACCACCGACTACTCCCCCGACCACGCCGCCTTGTAATGGCGCGCTGCTGTCCCAGGGCAAGACCGCCACGTCGTCTTCTGTGGAGGCCGGCTACCCCGCTGACCTCGCCGTCGACGGCAACGCCACCACCCGCTGGTCCAGCGCGTTCGCCGACCCGCAGTGGCTGCAGGTCGACCTCGGCTCCGCGCAGCCGCTGGGCCGTGTCGAGCTCAGCTGGGAGGCGGCGTTCGGGAAGGCGTACCAGATCCAGACGTCGACCAACGGCACCACCTGGGCCAACGCGGTGACGGTGACCGCCGGAACCGGTGGCAACACCAGCCACGCCCTGTCCGGCACGGCCCGCTACGTCCGCATGAACGGCACGGAGCGTGGCACGCCGTACGGTTACTCGCTGTTCAAGTTCAAGGTGTTCGGCAGCACCTGCGGCACCACACCGCCGCCGCCGGTGACCACACCGCCGACCACCACACCGCCCGCGACGACTCCCCCGGCCACCACTCCGCCCTCGGCGACGGCGTGGGCGATCAACACCGCGTACACGGCGGGCCGGGTCGTCACCTACAACGGCGTGAGCTACCGCTGCCTGCAGGCGCACACGTCGCTGACCGGCTGGGAGCCGCCGAACGTACCGGCTCTCTGGGCCCGCAACTGA
- a CDS encoding cytochrome P450 has translation MPPAETPLESQRKIARGDLSPGCPVHAGPDGVWHVQDFSTARAMLRSTETRQAGFGVEHAVKLEGRMRMPVLYRDGPEHREHRRQTAKYFTPKRVETAYRALMNRLADEQCAVLKAKGTADLSQLSFRLAVAVAAEVIGLTESGPGMARRLDRFFEEKDGTRLVRKWKDLRSNANMGLFYWRDVRPAIAARRAAPKDDLISHLLTEGCNNGEILGECVTFAAAGMVTTREFITLSAWHLFTDDNLRRSYTTGDDKERVAILHEILRLEPVVANLARWTTAEIEAGDVTIPAGARLDIGVAAANMDPDAVGADPGAVCPARPKADGVGDAGLSFGDGPHRCPGAYIAIQETDIFLTKLFSLPGLRMVDPPKVGIRAEIASYEITNLKITVN, from the coding sequence ATGCCCCCCGCAGAGACCCCCCTCGAATCGCAACGCAAGATCGCCCGCGGTGACCTTTCCCCGGGCTGCCCGGTCCACGCCGGCCCCGACGGCGTCTGGCACGTGCAGGACTTCAGCACCGCCCGCGCGATGCTGCGCAGCACGGAAACCCGCCAGGCCGGATTCGGTGTCGAGCACGCCGTCAAACTAGAGGGCCGCATGCGCATGCCCGTCCTCTACCGGGACGGCCCCGAACACCGGGAGCACCGCCGTCAGACGGCCAAATACTTCACCCCGAAACGGGTCGAAACGGCGTACCGGGCGCTCATGAACCGTCTCGCCGACGAGCAGTGCGCGGTCCTGAAAGCGAAAGGCACCGCCGACCTGTCGCAGTTGTCCTTCCGCCTCGCGGTGGCGGTCGCCGCCGAAGTCATCGGCCTCACGGAAAGTGGTCCCGGTATGGCCCGGCGGCTGGACCGCTTCTTCGAGGAAAAGGACGGCACCCGCCTGGTCCGCAAGTGGAAAGACCTCCGCTCCAACGCCAACATGGGCCTCTTCTACTGGCGGGACGTCCGCCCGGCGATCGCCGCCCGACGCGCCGCACCCAAGGACGACCTGATCAGCCACCTGCTGACCGAAGGCTGCAACAACGGCGAGATCCTCGGCGAATGTGTCACCTTCGCCGCCGCCGGCATGGTCACCACCCGCGAATTCATCACCCTCAGCGCGTGGCATCTCTTCACCGACGACAATCTCCGCCGGTCCTACACCACCGGCGACGACAAGGAGCGCGTGGCGATCCTCCACGAAATTCTGCGCCTCGAACCGGTCGTCGCCAATCTCGCCCGCTGGACCACCGCGGAGATCGAGGCGGGTGACGTCACCATTCCCGCCGGCGCCCGGCTCGACATCGGCGTCGCCGCCGCGAACATGGACCCGGACGCGGTCGGCGCCGACCCGGGCGCGGTCTGCCCCGCCCGCCCGAAAGCCGACGGGGTGGGCGACGCGGGCCTGTCGTTCGGCGACGGACCGCACCGATGCCCGGGCGCCTACATCGCCATTCAGGAGACGGACATCTTCCTGACCAAATTGTTCAGCCTGCCGGGCCTGCGAATGGTCGATCCGCCGAAGGTCGGGATCCGCGCGGAAATCGCCTCCTACGAAATCACCAATCTGAAGATCACCGTCAACTGA
- a CDS encoding S1 family peptidase, which produces MRNPGSKLGRPIVGLAAVLLVGSAFASPASAAPSVASDPSFAPSALATKLDSQFGTAAAGSYVDSAGKLVVNVTDAATAKSVTASGATPRYVTHSGAALAAADSTLKATLKTPGTSFGLDPVSNKIVVTADETVTGAKLSAVKAIVAKLGDKATFESVSGTLRTTISGGDAIYAGGGRCSLGFNVRNSAGTNYFLTAGHCTNIASTWTNGSTTLGTRSGTSFPGNDYGIVRYTNTTITKSGAVGSQDITSAGTPAVGATVYRRGSTTGLRSGRVTALNSTVNYAEGSVSGLIRTSVCAEPGDSGGSLYAGTTALGLTSGGSGNCSSGGTTYFQPVTEALNVYGVSVF; this is translated from the coding sequence GTGCGTAACCCCGGCTCGAAGCTCGGCCGACCGATCGTCGGTCTGGCCGCCGTCTTGCTTGTAGGCAGCGCGTTCGCGTCACCCGCCTCCGCCGCCCCGAGCGTCGCCTCCGACCCCTCGTTCGCCCCCTCGGCGCTCGCCACCAAGCTGGACTCGCAGTTCGGAACGGCCGCGGCCGGCTCCTACGTCGACTCCGCCGGCAAGCTTGTGGTCAACGTGACCGACGCCGCCACCGCCAAGTCGGTGACCGCGTCCGGCGCGACCCCCCGTTACGTCACCCACAGCGGTGCTGCGCTCGCCGCGGCGGACTCCACGCTGAAGGCGACCCTGAAGACGCCGGGCACGTCGTTCGGTCTCGACCCGGTCAGCAACAAGATCGTGGTCACGGCCGACGAGACGGTCACCGGTGCGAAGCTCTCCGCGGTCAAGGCGATCGTCGCCAAGCTCGGTGACAAGGCCACCTTCGAGTCGGTCTCCGGCACCCTGCGCACCACCATCTCCGGCGGCGACGCGATCTACGCCGGTGGTGGCCGCTGCTCCCTGGGCTTCAACGTCCGCAACAGCGCCGGTACCAACTACTTCCTGACCGCCGGTCACTGCACCAACATCGCCTCGACGTGGACCAACGGCTCCACGACGCTGGGCACCCGCTCCGGCACCAGCTTCCCGGGCAACGACTACGGCATCGTGCGCTACACCAACACGACCATCACCAAGTCGGGTGCGGTCGGCTCCCAGGACATCACCTCCGCCGGCACCCCGGCCGTCGGCGCCACGGTCTACCGCCGCGGCAGCACCACCGGCCTGCGCTCGGGCCGCGTCACCGCCCTCAACAGCACGGTCAACTACGCCGAGGGTTCGGTCTCCGGCCTGATCCGCACGTCGGTCTGCGCCGAGCCCGGCGACAGCGGCGGCTCGCTCTACGCCGGCACCACCGCGCTGGGCCTGACCTCCGGCGGCAGCGGCAACTGCTCCTCCGGCGGCACCACGTACTTCCAGCCGGTCACCGAGGCGCTGAACGTCTACGGCGTGTCGGTCTTCTGA
- a CDS encoding FAD/NAD(P)-binding protein encodes MARAVVVVGGGCSGVLVARELLRCSDDDVVLVEPGVPGGGVAYGTAQPWHLLNSRAGAMSADPDDPDHFVRWAGTTPAAFRPREEYGRYLRDVLDEAAREHPGRLQLRRARAAAITPDGTVALDDGSAVTADHVVLATGGPASARQAIVHPHYVNDPWRPGVLEALPADRPVLLIGTGLTAVDVALTLAADGTRTAPIVAVSRRGLLPLTHTTTAAPPAVPSLDDCATLRDVVRAVRHAAGEAGDWRAIVDGLRPYLDELWTALTPGEQDAFLRHLARPWECHRHRMAPPVAARVAELRADGRLEIRAGGVAAWPGLADYAAVINCAGPGRLPGAAGPLVGGLLAAGLARVGPHGLGLDIDPAGRLIGAGGQVQERLWLIGPLRRGARWETTAVPEIRAQARRLVTDLSAGVPVAAAA; translated from the coding sequence ATGGCGCGTGCGGTGGTAGTGGTCGGGGGAGGGTGCTCCGGGGTTCTGGTGGCTCGGGAGCTCTTGCGATGTAGTGACGACGATGTCGTGCTGGTCGAGCCGGGTGTGCCCGGTGGTGGTGTCGCCTACGGCACTGCACAACCCTGGCACCTGCTCAACTCCCGGGCCGGTGCGATGAGTGCCGATCCCGACGACCCGGATCACTTCGTCCGTTGGGCCGGCACGACACCGGCGGCGTTCCGTCCGCGCGAAGAATACGGCCGCTACCTGCGTGATGTCCTCGACGAGGCGGCACGGGAGCACCCCGGGCGGCTGCAGTTGCGCCGGGCACGAGCAGCAGCGATCACCCCGGACGGCACGGTTGCGCTGGACGACGGTTCGGCTGTCACAGCCGATCATGTTGTGCTGGCCACCGGGGGTCCGGCGTCCGCGCGGCAGGCCATTGTTCATCCGCACTACGTGAACGATCCCTGGCGGCCGGGTGTGCTCGAGGCGCTGCCCGCTGACCGGCCCGTGCTGCTCATCGGCACCGGCCTCACCGCTGTCGACGTGGCGCTGACCTTGGCGGCCGACGGCACCCGGACCGCCCCGATCGTCGCGGTCAGCCGGAGGGGACTGCTGCCGCTGACCCACACCACAACCGCGGCGCCGCCGGCCGTGCCGTCGCTCGACGACTGTGCCACCTTGCGGGATGTTGTGCGGGCTGTCCGCCACGCGGCCGGTGAGGCGGGGGACTGGAGGGCGATCGTTGACGGGCTCCGGCCGTACCTGGATGAGCTTTGGACTGCGCTGACCCCCGGTGAGCAGGATGCGTTTCTGCGGCATCTGGCCCGGCCGTGGGAGTGTCACCGGCACCGGATGGCGCCGCCGGTTGCCGCCCGGGTTGCGGAGTTGCGGGCCGACGGCCGGCTGGAGATCCGGGCGGGCGGAGTGGCGGCGTGGCCGGGGCTCGCGGACTACGCGGCCGTGATCAACTGCGCGGGGCCGGGGCGGCTTCCGGGTGCGGCCGGGCCGCTTGTCGGCGGGTTGCTCGCGGCCGGGCTGGCGCGGGTCGGGCCGCATGGTCTCGGTCTCGACATCGATCCGGCGGGCCGGCTGATCGGCGCGGGCGGGCAGGTGCAGGAGCGGCTCTGGCTGATCGGTCCGCTGCGCCGTGGGGCCCGCTGGGAGACGACCGCGGTGCCCGAGATCCGGGCTCAGGCGCGGCGCCTCGTCACCGATCTGAGCGCCGGCGTGCCCGTCGCGGCCGCGGCCTGA
- a CDS encoding winged helix-turn-helix domain-containing protein, which produces MSVLADLLEARPVTARPVPLRRGPGRPRGTRLRSITTPTTSVTVTITLGDPGSEEGARVLAALRDLVVAAGPDANIDLTPLDPRPSPGPGVAGLRLDPRPRTATFDGRPLDLSRLEYELLLFLAQHPRQVFSRSQLLGHVWGHTHTTVRTVDVHVSRLRTKLGNPDIVTTVYGVGYRLADDTSITVADA; this is translated from the coding sequence ATGTCCGTTCTCGCCGATCTTCTCGAGGCCCGCCCCGTCACCGCCCGGCCCGTGCCCCTCCGTCGCGGCCCCGGCCGCCCCCGCGGCACCCGCCTGCGCAGCATCACAACCCCCACCACCTCGGTCACCGTCACGATCACCCTCGGCGACCCCGGGTCGGAAGAGGGCGCGCGGGTGTTGGCCGCGCTGCGTGACCTGGTCGTGGCCGCCGGCCCGGACGCCAACATCGACCTGACACCCCTCGACCCGCGCCCGTCTCCCGGGCCTGGCGTGGCAGGCCTCCGCCTCGATCCGCGCCCGCGTACGGCTACTTTCGACGGACGCCCGCTGGACCTTAGTCGCCTCGAATACGAGTTGCTGCTGTTTCTCGCCCAGCACCCGCGGCAGGTGTTCAGCCGTAGTCAGCTGCTCGGTCACGTTTGGGGCCACACGCACACCACAGTGCGGACGGTTGACGTGCATGTGAGCCGGCTGCGGACCAAGCTCGGCAACCCCGACATCGTCACCACGGTCTACGGCGTCGGCTACCGCCTCGCCGACGACACAAGCATCACGGTCGCCGACGCCTGA
- a CDS encoding LLM class flavin-dependent oxidoreductase, producing the protein MPVDFIGLIATQDGSESTPATGPLVNRDYTARIARAHEDSGFDQVLIGYSSAYPDGAQVAAYAAAHTSSLKFLVAHRPGFVAPTLAARTFASLDHFTGGRTTLNIITGGHDTEQRRDGDYLSKDDRYARTDEYLTILRRAWTSTAPFSHEGRFYKFDDFVSQVRPVDGTIPLYFSGSSPAAYRTGVKHADVYMFWGEPLAQTAEQIASVRAAAAAAGRPVPRFSVSFRPILGATDDLAWERAHAILGRIGSVTAPRFFRNRDKDNPANVGSQRLLAAAATQDRHDRALWTATAKASGAAGNSTALVGTPETVAQALLDYHELGVTTFLIRGYDPLDDTIDYGRELIPTVRTEIARRDAADLVTA; encoded by the coding sequence ATGCCTGTCGACTTCATCGGTCTCATCGCCACCCAGGACGGCTCCGAGAGCACACCCGCCACGGGCCCGCTGGTCAACCGCGACTACACGGCGCGCATCGCCCGCGCGCACGAGGACTCCGGCTTCGACCAGGTGCTGATCGGGTACAGCTCGGCCTACCCGGACGGCGCGCAGGTCGCCGCGTACGCCGCCGCACACACCTCGTCGCTGAAATTCCTGGTCGCGCACCGCCCCGGCTTCGTGGCGCCGACCCTGGCCGCCCGCACGTTCGCCTCCCTGGACCACTTCACCGGCGGCCGGACAACCCTCAACATCATCACCGGCGGCCACGACACCGAGCAGCGCCGCGACGGCGACTACCTGAGCAAGGACGACAGGTACGCCCGCACCGACGAATACCTGACGATCCTGCGCCGGGCCTGGACGTCAACGGCACCGTTCTCGCACGAGGGCCGCTTCTACAAGTTCGACGACTTCGTCTCCCAGGTACGCCCGGTCGACGGAACCATCCCGCTGTACTTCTCAGGGTCGTCGCCGGCGGCGTACAGGACAGGTGTAAAGCACGCGGACGTCTACATGTTCTGGGGTGAGCCGCTCGCGCAGACCGCCGAACAGATCGCGTCGGTCCGTGCCGCCGCAGCCGCCGCCGGCCGCCCCGTCCCGCGTTTTTCGGTGTCGTTCCGCCCCATTCTCGGAGCGACCGACGACCTCGCCTGGGAACGCGCACACGCCATTCTCGGCCGGATCGGCTCGGTCACCGCCCCGCGCTTCTTCCGCAACCGCGACAAGGACAACCCGGCCAACGTCGGCTCCCAGCGCCTGCTCGCCGCCGCAGCCACCCAGGACCGCCACGACCGCGCACTGTGGACCGCCACCGCCAAGGCCAGCGGCGCCGCCGGCAACTCCACCGCCCTGGTCGGCACGCCCGAGACCGTCGCGCAGGCCCTGCTCGACTACCACGAGCTGGGGGTAACGACGTTCCTGATCCGCGGCTACGACCCGCTCGACGACACCATCGACTACGGCCGCGAGTTGATCCCCACCGTCCGCACCGAGATCGCCCGCCGCGACGCCGCCGACCTGGTGACCGCCTGA
- a CDS encoding cupin domain-containing protein gives MTDEFHQKLHHIAPLGLSGDTAQTKGMTRIEAISGKTVGSKDLWMGETHVSAATASDNHHHGESETAIYIVRGNPVFVFYDAEKDEETRLETKPGDYIFVPPWVPHREENPDPDNEAVVVIARTTQEAIVVNLPSLKS, from the coding sequence GTGACCGACGAGTTCCACCAGAAGCTGCACCACATCGCGCCGCTCGGGCTGTCCGGTGACACCGCGCAGACGAAGGGCATGACCCGCATCGAGGCGATCAGCGGCAAGACGGTCGGCAGCAAGGACCTGTGGATGGGCGAGACGCACGTCTCCGCGGCCACGGCCAGCGATAACCACCACCACGGCGAGTCTGAGACAGCCATCTACATCGTCCGCGGCAACCCGGTCTTCGTCTTCTACGACGCCGAGAAGGACGAGGAGACGCGGCTCGAGACCAAACCCGGCGACTACATCTTCGTCCCGCCGTGGGTGCCGCACCGCGAGGAGAACCCCGACCCCGACAACGAGGCGGTCGTTGTGATCGCCCGCACCACGCAGGAGGCCATCGTCGTCAACCTGCCGTCTCTCAAGTCCTGA
- a CDS encoding molybdopterin-dependent oxidoreductase — protein MTTTSSSHWGAFRVSGTGTALQVTPRPGDPDPSPLLGNLAGAHRHRSRVARPALRRPRAGRGYDSFEEVSWDTALDHVAAELSRVREQHGDSAIFGGSYGWASAGRFHHAQSQLHRFLALGGGYTASRNSYSLGASLVALPHLVGRRGAHAVIREGTDWPVIAGHTDLIVAFGGIRTANTYVTPGGRAVHDFRGHLRAATARGLRVASVSPLRDDLSPELAGDWLAIRPGTDVAVMFALAHQLAADGHADLAFLDRFTVGGDRFLADVKDRTPAWAAGVSGLSEQSIVDLARRMAAGRTLVTVSWSLQRTPYGEQPLWAGLALAAVLGQIGLPGGGFGHGYGSMGDVGGGALPYGLPTFPQVRNPVADFIPCARVADLLLHPGTEFDYDGERYTYPDTRLVYWAGGNPFHHHQDLSRLRRAFARPETVIVHEPYWTATARHADVVLPVTTTLERDDLGAGRGDTHLIAMQRADEPYAQARDEYDIFAGLAARLGYHDAFTEGRTSGEWVRHLYEGWRVDRGLPGFDDFWSAGEVVLPGRRENTVLFEDFRAGRPLDTPSGRIELSSATVAGFGYEECPGHPVFHEPALSAYPLVLICNQPGTRLHSQQDMGGVSRASKVHDREPLRLHPADAAARGITDGDVARVFNNLGSLLAGVRLTDACAPGVAQLSTGAWFDPSAPDVATCVHGNPNVLTEDLGTSRLAQGCTGQHARVEITRHDGPLPAIRAFDPPLENQ, from the coding sequence GTGACCACGACCAGCAGCTCGCACTGGGGAGCCTTCCGGGTCTCCGGGACCGGCACGGCCTTGCAGGTCACGCCGCGTCCCGGTGATCCGGACCCGTCGCCGCTGCTGGGCAATCTGGCCGGCGCGCACCGGCACCGCTCCCGGGTCGCCCGCCCGGCGCTGCGGCGTCCCCGTGCCGGCCGTGGTTACGACTCGTTCGAGGAGGTCTCCTGGGACACCGCCCTCGATCATGTCGCGGCCGAGCTGTCCCGCGTCCGCGAGCAGCACGGCGACTCCGCCATCTTCGGCGGCTCGTACGGCTGGGCCAGCGCCGGGCGTTTCCACCACGCGCAGTCGCAGTTGCACCGCTTCCTCGCGCTCGGCGGCGGCTACACGGCCTCCCGCAACAGCTACAGCCTCGGCGCCTCCCTGGTCGCGTTGCCCCACCTCGTCGGCCGGCGCGGTGCGCACGCTGTCATCCGCGAAGGCACCGACTGGCCGGTGATCGCCGGGCACACCGACCTGATCGTGGCGTTCGGCGGGATCCGGACGGCCAACACGTACGTGACGCCGGGCGGCCGGGCCGTGCACGACTTCCGCGGGCACCTGCGGGCCGCCACTGCGCGCGGCCTGCGGGTCGCCTCGGTCTCACCGCTGCGGGACGACCTGTCCCCGGAGCTCGCCGGTGACTGGCTGGCGATCCGGCCCGGCACCGACGTCGCCGTGATGTTCGCGCTGGCCCACCAGCTCGCCGCCGACGGACACGCCGACCTGGCCTTCCTCGACCGGTTCACGGTCGGCGGCGACCGCTTCCTGGCCGACGTCAAGGACAGGACACCGGCCTGGGCGGCCGGCGTCTCGGGTCTGAGCGAACAGTCCATCGTCGATCTGGCCCGGCGGATGGCCGCCGGCCGCACGCTGGTCACCGTGAGCTGGTCACTGCAACGCACCCCGTACGGCGAGCAGCCGCTCTGGGCCGGTCTGGCGCTGGCGGCGGTGCTCGGTCAGATCGGGCTGCCCGGTGGCGGCTTCGGCCACGGGTACGGGTCGATGGGTGACGTCGGCGGTGGCGCCCTGCCGTACGGCCTGCCGACGTTTCCGCAGGTCCGCAACCCGGTCGCCGACTTCATCCCGTGTGCGCGGGTGGCCGACCTGCTGCTGCACCCCGGCACGGAGTTCGACTACGACGGCGAGCGGTACACCTATCCGGACACGCGGCTCGTCTACTGGGCCGGAGGCAATCCGTTCCACCACCACCAGGACCTGTCGCGGCTGCGGCGGGCGTTCGCGCGGCCGGAGACGGTGATCGTGCACGAGCCGTACTGGACGGCGACCGCGCGGCACGCCGACGTGGTGCTGCCCGTGACCACCACCCTCGAACGCGACGACCTCGGCGCCGGCCGGGGCGACACCCACCTCATCGCGATGCAGCGCGCCGACGAGCCGTACGCCCAGGCCCGCGACGAGTACGACATCTTCGCCGGCCTGGCCGCCCGTCTCGGATACCACGACGCCTTCACCGAAGGACGCACGTCGGGGGAGTGGGTGCGGCACCTCTACGAGGGCTGGCGGGTGGACCGCGGACTGCCCGGCTTCGACGACTTCTGGTCGGCCGGTGAGGTCGTGCTACCGGGCCGCCGGGAAAACACCGTGCTGTTCGAGGACTTCCGCGCCGGCCGCCCGCTGGACACCCCGAGCGGCCGGATCGAGCTGTCGTCGGCCACCGTGGCGGGCTTCGGCTACGAGGAGTGCCCCGGTCATCCGGTGTTCCACGAGCCGGCGCTGTCCGCGTACCCGCTGGTGTTGATCTGCAATCAACCCGGCACGCGCCTGCACTCCCAGCAGGACATGGGCGGGGTTTCCCGGGCGAGCAAGGTGCACGACCGCGAGCCGCTGCGCCTGCACCCGGCCGACGCGGCGGCGCGGGGGATAACCGACGGCGACGTGGCCCGGGTCTTCAACAACCTCGGCAGCCTGCTCGCCGGTGTACGCCTGACCGACGCGTGCGCGCCCGGCGTCGCGCAGCTGTCGACCGGCGCGTGGTTCGACCCGTCGGCGCCCGACGTCGCGACCTGCGTGCACGGCAACCCCAACGTGCTCACCGAGGACCTCGGCACCTCGCGTCTGGCGCAGGGCTGCACCGGGCAGCACGCCCGCGTGGAGATCACCCGTCACGACGGCCCGCTTCCCGCCATCCGCGCCTTCGACCCGCCCTTGGAGAACCAGTGA